The following coding sequences are from one Bradyrhizobium sp. WSM471 window:
- the rpsA gene encoding 30S ribosomal protein S1: MASTSADTYSPSRDDFAAMLDESFAGGNLQESSVIKGKVVAIEKDMAVIDVGLKTEGRVALREFSGPGRDSELKVGDEVEVFLDRIENALGEAVLSRDKARREESWGKLEKAFQNNEKVNGVIFNQVKGGFTVDLDGAVAFLPRSQVDIRPIRDVAPLMNNSQPFQILKMDRRRGNIVVSRRTVLEETRAEQRQELVQNLEEGQVIDGVVKNITDYGAFVDLGGIDGLLHVTDIAWRRVNHPTEVLSIGQTVKVKIIKINHETHRISLGMKQLLDDPWQGIEAKYPLGARFTGRVTNITDYGAFVELEPGIEGLIHVSEMSWTKKNMHPGKIVSTSQEVEVQVLEVDSVKRRISLGLKQTMRNPWEVFVEGHPTGSTVEGEVKNKTEFGLFLGLEGDVDGMVHLSDLDWKQPGEQVIDNYKKGDMVKAVVLDVDVEKERISLGIKQLEGDPFAEPGDVKKGAVVTCEVIDVKESGIEVKITGTDFTTFVKRSELARDRNDQRAERFAVGEKVDARVIQFDKKARKVQVSIKALEVAEEKEAIAQYGSSDSGATLGDILGTALKNRDTK; the protein is encoded by the coding sequence ATGGCTTCGACTTCTGCTGATACCTATAGCCCGTCGCGCGACGATTTCGCCGCGATGCTCGACGAGTCCTTTGCAGGCGGCAACCTGCAGGAAAGCTCAGTCATCAAGGGCAAGGTTGTTGCAATCGAAAAGGACATGGCCGTCATCGACGTCGGCCTGAAGACCGAGGGCCGCGTTGCCCTGCGCGAATTTTCCGGCCCCGGCCGCGACAGCGAGCTCAAGGTCGGCGACGAGGTGGAAGTGTTCCTCGACCGGATCGAGAACGCCCTCGGCGAAGCCGTGCTGTCGCGCGACAAGGCGCGCCGCGAAGAGAGCTGGGGCAAGCTCGAGAAGGCCTTCCAGAACAACGAGAAGGTCAACGGCGTCATCTTCAACCAGGTCAAGGGCGGCTTCACCGTCGACCTCGACGGTGCCGTGGCCTTCCTGCCGCGTTCGCAGGTCGATATCCGTCCGATCCGCGACGTTGCGCCGCTGATGAACAACTCGCAGCCGTTCCAGATCCTCAAGATGGACCGTCGCCGCGGCAACATCGTGGTGTCCCGCCGCACCGTTCTCGAAGAGACCCGCGCCGAGCAGCGTCAGGAGCTGGTGCAGAACCTCGAAGAAGGTCAGGTCATCGACGGCGTGGTCAAGAACATCACCGATTACGGTGCGTTCGTTGATCTCGGCGGCATCGATGGTCTGCTGCACGTCACCGATATCGCGTGGCGCCGCGTCAACCATCCGACCGAGGTGCTCTCGATCGGCCAGACCGTGAAGGTCAAGATCATCAAGATCAACCACGAGACGCACCGCATCTCGCTGGGCATGAAGCAGCTGTTGGACGATCCGTGGCAGGGCATCGAAGCCAAGTACCCGCTGGGTGCCCGCTTCACCGGTCGCGTCACCAACATCACCGACTACGGCGCGTTCGTCGAGCTCGAGCCGGGCATCGAAGGCCTGATCCACGTCTCCGAGATGTCGTGGACCAAGAAGAACATGCACCCCGGCAAGATCGTTTCGACCTCGCAGGAAGTCGAAGTGCAGGTGCTGGAAGTCGATTCCGTCAAGCGCCGCATCTCGCTCGGCCTCAAGCAGACCATGCGCAACCCGTGGGAGGTCTTCGTCGAAGGTCACCCGACCGGTTCGACGGTCGAGGGCGAGGTCAAGAACAAGACCGAGTTCGGTCTGTTCCTGGGCCTCGAGGGCGACGTCGACGGCATGGTCCATCTCTCCGACCTCGACTGGAAGCAGCCGGGCGAGCAGGTGATCGACAACTACAAGAAGGGCGACATGGTGAAGGCCGTGGTGCTCGATGTGGACGTCGAGAAGGAGCGCATTTCTCTTGGAATCAAACAGCTCGAAGGCGACCCCTTCGCCGAGCCGGGCGATGTCAAGAAGGGTGCTGTCGTGACCTGCGAAGTGATCGACGTGAAGGAGAGCGGGATCGAGGTGAAGATCACCGGTACCGACTTCACCACCTTCGTGAAGCGCTCGGAGCTCGCCCGTGACCGCAACGATCAGCGCGCCGAACGCTTTGCCGTCGGCGAGAAGGTCGATGCCCGCGTGATCCAGTTCGACAAGAAGGCCCGCAAGGTCCAGGTGTCGATCAAGGCGCTCGAAGTCGCCGAAGAAAAGGAAGCCATCGCGCAGTACGGCTCCTCCGATTCGGGAGCGACGCTCGGCGACATCCTCGGCACCGCGCTCAAGAACCGCGACACCAAGTAA
- a CDS encoding TIGR02300 family protein yields the protein MAKSELGTKRICPTTGKKFYDLNKNPVISPYTGEVVPIAPIAPARAPRGAEARHAAAAADATPEPAEVEEVSLEEADAEENTGKVKAVVPESEDDIEVDETIEDDDDDDSTFIADDEEGDEDVTDIIGDVGGDEET from the coding sequence GTGGCCAAGTCCGAACTCGGAACTAAACGTATTTGCCCGACCACGGGCAAAAAGTTCTATGACCTCAACAAGAATCCGGTGATCTCGCCTTATACCGGTGAAGTCGTGCCGATCGCGCCCATCGCGCCGGCTCGCGCGCCCCGTGGCGCCGAAGCCCGTCATGCAGCCGCTGCCGCCGACGCCACGCCGGAGCCGGCGGAGGTCGAGGAGGTCTCGCTCGAGGAGGCCGATGCCGAGGAGAACACCGGTAAGGTCAAGGCCGTCGTGCCCGAATCCGAGGACGACATCGAAGTCGATGAGACCATCGAGGACGATGACGACGACGATTCGACCTTTATCGCCGACGACGAAGAAGGCGATGAGGACGTGACCGACATCATTGGTGATGTCGGCGGTGACGAAGAGACTTGA
- a CDS encoding CaiB/BaiF CoA-transferase family protein produces MTEAAGSGAATGAMSGLRVIDLTRVLGGPYCTQILADHGADVIKVEPPAGDEVRDWGPPFHEEDAAYFIGINRNKRSIGLDLASEGGRTVLLKMLESADVLIENFKPGTLEKWGIGNEVLREKFPRLVHCRICGFGADGPRGGNPGYDAIIQAMTGMIAATGSPESGPMRIGVPLVDIGTGLYAAIGILMALSERQRSGQGQFLETTLYETGLAIMHPHTANYFMHGKPPALTGNEHPNLVPYAIFPTKTDNIFIGVGNDGTFRKLAKEIGKPELGTDPRFARNKDRIANREALRAELATVFSQHEAEPLCNRLLAAGLPAGPVQKIDQALTNPHTIARGDIIEKDWYKGVASPIRLDRSKPSLRRLPPKFSEHAAEVLGEFGYTRSEIDAMVEQGTVCGPQRKR; encoded by the coding sequence ATGACTGAAGCCGCCGGTTCTGGAGCTGCCACGGGCGCAATGAGCGGCCTGCGCGTCATCGATCTCACGCGCGTGCTCGGCGGTCCCTATTGCACCCAGATTCTCGCTGACCACGGCGCCGACGTGATCAAGGTCGAGCCGCCCGCAGGCGACGAGGTGCGCGACTGGGGCCCTCCCTTCCACGAGGAGGACGCGGCCTATTTCATCGGCATCAACCGCAACAAGCGCTCGATCGGCCTCGACCTCGCCTCCGAGGGCGGCCGGACCGTGCTGCTCAAGATGCTGGAGAGCGCCGACGTCCTGATCGAGAACTTCAAGCCGGGCACGTTGGAGAAATGGGGCATCGGCAACGAGGTGTTGCGCGAGAAATTCCCGCGCCTCGTCCATTGCCGGATCTGCGGCTTCGGCGCCGACGGCCCGCGTGGCGGCAATCCCGGCTATGACGCCATCATCCAGGCCATGACCGGCATGATCGCGGCGACCGGCTCGCCCGAGAGCGGACCGATGCGGATCGGCGTGCCGCTGGTCGACATCGGCACCGGCCTCTATGCGGCGATCGGCATCCTGATGGCGCTGTCGGAGCGTCAGCGCTCGGGCCAGGGCCAGTTCCTGGAGACCACGCTGTACGAGACCGGTCTCGCCATCATGCATCCGCACACCGCGAATTATTTCATGCACGGCAAGCCGCCGGCGCTCACCGGCAACGAGCATCCCAACCTCGTGCCCTATGCGATCTTCCCGACCAAGACCGACAACATCTTCATCGGCGTCGGCAATGACGGCACCTTCCGCAAGCTCGCCAAGGAGATCGGCAAGCCCGAGCTCGGCACCGATCCGCGTTTTGCGCGCAACAAGGACCGCATCGCCAATCGCGAAGCGCTGCGGGCCGAGCTCGCCACCGTGTTCAGCCAGCACGAGGCCGAGCCGCTGTGCAATCGCCTGCTTGCCGCCGGCCTGCCCGCAGGCCCCGTGCAGAAGATCGACCAGGCGTTGACCAACCCGCACACGATCGCCCGCGGCGATATTATCGAGAAGGACTGGTACAAGGGCGTGGCGTCGCCGATCCGGCTCGACCGCAGCAAGCCGAGCCTGCGTCGCCTGCCGCCGAAATTCAGCGAGCACGCGGCCGAGGTGCTCGGCGAATTCGGCTACACCAGGTCCGAGATTGACGCGATGGTGGAGCAGGGCACGGTCTGCGGACCCCAGCGCAAGCGCTGA
- a CDS encoding organic hydroperoxide resistance protein, whose translation MSVNVLYKTSAKATGGRDGHAATLDGALDVKLTTPKELGGGGGAGNNPEQLFAAGYAACFIGAMKFVSSQGGPKIPADASVTSTVGIGPRAAGGFGLDIDLAVSLPGLARAEAEALVEKAHQVCPYSNATRGNVDVRLTVV comes from the coding sequence ATGTCAGTGAACGTCCTCTACAAGACCAGCGCAAAGGCCACCGGCGGCCGCGACGGCCATGCTGCGACCCTCGATGGCGCGCTCGACGTCAAGCTCACCACGCCGAAGGAACTCGGCGGCGGAGGTGGCGCCGGCAACAATCCCGAGCAGCTGTTTGCGGCGGGCTATGCCGCCTGCTTCATCGGCGCGATGAAGTTCGTGTCCTCGCAGGGCGGCCCCAAGATTCCGGCCGACGCCTCCGTGACCTCGACCGTCGGCATTGGCCCGCGCGCGGCCGGCGGCTTCGGTCTCGACATCGACCTTGCCGTCTCGCTGCCGGGCCTCGCCCGCGCGGAAGCCGAGGCGCTGGTCGAGAAGGCGCACCAGGTGTGCCCGTATTCCAACGCGACGCGCGGCAATGTCGACGTTCGCCTGACGGTCGTCTGA
- the aroA gene encoding 3-phosphoshikimate 1-carboxyvinyltransferase, with translation MWYLPRESHRDVSGLSKDTNLTDSDKPTPLQSRASGPLTGKVRVPGDKSISHRALILGALAVGETRISGLLEGEDVLNTAKSMQALGARVERTGDFAWKVNGVGVAGFAEPKAPLDFGNSGTGCRLVMGAVAGCPISAIFDGDASLRSRPMRRILDPLEKMGAKVVSGGEGGRLPLTVQGARDPLPITYKTPVASAQIKSAVLLAGLAAPGATTVIETEASRDHTELMLKHFGAEITSVREGQHGRRITLVGQPELHGANVVVPADPSSAAFPIVAALIVEGSEIVLSDVMTNPLRTGLFTTLREMGASIEESEVRGDAGEPMAKLRVRASKLRGVEVPPERAPSMIDEYLVLAVAAAFAEGTTIMRGLQELRVKESDRLEATAAMLRVNGVKVEVSGDDLIVEGRGHVPGGGVVATHMDHRIAMSALVMGCASDQPVTVDDTAFIATSFPDFIPMMRSLGAEFS, from the coding sequence ATGTGGTACCTGCCCCGCGAGTCCCACAGGGACGTTTCGGGCCTATCCAAGGACACAAACTTGACCGATTCCGACAAGCCGACGCCGCTCCAATCGCGCGCCAGCGGTCCCCTGACCGGGAAAGTACGGGTGCCCGGAGACAAGTCGATCTCCCACCGTGCCCTCATCCTCGGCGCGCTCGCGGTCGGAGAGACGCGGATTTCGGGCCTCCTCGAGGGCGAGGACGTTCTTAACACCGCCAAATCCATGCAGGCGCTCGGCGCCAGGGTCGAGCGCACCGGAGATTTCGCCTGGAAGGTGAACGGCGTGGGGGTCGCGGGCTTCGCGGAGCCCAAAGCGCCGCTGGATTTCGGCAACTCCGGCACCGGCTGCCGGCTCGTCATGGGCGCCGTCGCGGGCTGCCCGATCTCTGCGATTTTCGACGGCGATGCCTCGCTGCGGAGCCGGCCCATGCGCCGGATCCTGGACCCTCTCGAAAAGATGGGTGCGAAGGTGGTCTCCGGTGGCGAGGGCGGCCGTCTGCCGCTGACCGTCCAGGGTGCGCGCGATCCGCTGCCGATCACCTACAAGACCCCGGTCGCCTCGGCCCAGATCAAATCCGCCGTGCTGCTCGCGGGTTTGGCCGCGCCGGGCGCCACGACCGTCATCGAGACCGAGGCCAGTCGCGACCACACCGAGCTGATGCTCAAGCATTTCGGCGCCGAGATCACCTCGGTACGGGAAGGTCAGCACGGCCGCCGTATCACGCTCGTGGGGCAGCCTGAGCTGCATGGTGCCAATGTGGTCGTGCCCGCCGATCCCTCGTCGGCGGCGTTCCCCATCGTTGCTGCGCTGATCGTCGAAGGATCCGAAATCGTCCTGTCCGATGTCATGACCAATCCGCTGCGGACGGGTCTTTTCACCACGCTGCGCGAAATGGGTGCCTCGATCGAGGAAAGTGAAGTTCGCGGCGACGCCGGCGAGCCGATGGCGAAGCTGCGCGTACGCGCCTCGAAACTGCGCGGTGTCGAGGTGCCGCCGGAGCGCGCACCGTCGATGATCGACGAATATCTGGTGCTGGCGGTGGCGGCCGCCTTCGCCGAGGGTACGACCATCATGCGCGGCCTCCAGGAGCTGCGCGTCAAGGAATCCGACCGTCTCGAAGCCACTGCCGCCATGCTCCGCGTCAACGGCGTGAAGGTCGAGGTCTCCGGCGACGATTTGATCGTCGAGGGCCGCGGCCACGTGCCCGGCGGCGGCGTTGTGGCCACCCACATGGACCATCGCATCGCGATGTCCGCGCTGGTGATGGGCTGCGCTTCCGACCAGCCGGTGACCGTCGATGACACCGCCTTCATCGCCACCAGTTTTCCGGATTTCATCCCGATGATGCGTTCGCTTGGGGCTGAGTTTTCATGA
- a CDS encoding GIY-YIG nuclease family protein, with the protein MWYVYILRSIEFPEQEYVGATEDLKRRIPEHNAGKSTHTAKFKPWKLIWYCAFPDKYKALAFEAYLKSHSGRAFTKKRLS; encoded by the coding sequence ATGTGGTACGTCTACATCCTCCGCAGCATCGAATTTCCCGAGCAGGAATACGTTGGGGCTACGGAAGATCTGAAGCGCCGGATTCCAGAGCACAATGCTGGCAAATCCACCCACACCGCCAAGTTCAAGCCTTGGAAGCTGATCTGGTACTGCGCCTTCCCCGACAAGTACAAGGCGCTCGCTTTTGAAGCGTACCTGAAGTCCCACTCCGGCCGAGCCTTCACAAAGAAGCGGCTGTCCTAA
- the cmk gene encoding (d)CMP kinase: MIIAIDGPAASGKGTLGKRLAHHYGYRHLDTGVIYRAVAYSLMQSGHDLRDEAAAVAAALELDPEKFGNPALKTQKAGEGASIVSAIPRVREALINFQRQFAADPPGAVLDGRDIGTVICPHADVKIFVVADPKVRARRRTMEAKARGEEADEAAVLADIIQRDERDKNRAIAPLKPAADAYLLDNSQLDIEGGVRAAIDIIEAVRAGRSRG; this comes from the coding sequence ATGATCATCGCCATCGACGGGCCCGCGGCGTCGGGCAAGGGCACCCTCGGCAAGCGCCTAGCCCACCATTACGGCTACCGTCATCTTGATACCGGCGTGATCTATCGCGCGGTGGCCTATTCCCTGATGCAGTCCGGTCATGATCTCCGGGACGAGGCGGCAGCGGTCGCTGCGGCGCTGGAACTCGATCCCGAAAAGTTTGGCAATCCCGCCCTGAAGACCCAGAAGGCCGGCGAGGGCGCCTCCATCGTCTCGGCGATCCCAAGGGTGCGCGAGGCCCTGATCAACTTTCAGCGACAATTCGCCGCCGATCCGCCCGGCGCCGTGCTCGATGGGCGGGATATTGGAACAGTGATCTGCCCCCATGCCGACGTGAAGATATTCGTCGTCGCCGATCCCAAGGTCCGTGCCCGCCGCCGGACCATGGAGGCCAAGGCACGGGGCGAGGAGGCCGACGAGGCCGCCGTGCTCGCCGACATCATCCAGCGCGACGAACGCGACAAGAACCGGGCGATTGCGCCTTTAAAACCGGCCGCGGATGCTTACTTGCTAGATAACTCCCAACTGGATATAGAAGGCGGCGTCCGGGCCGCCATCGACATTATCGAGGCTGTCCGAGCGGGCCGGTCGCGGGGTTAA
- a CDS encoding MarR family winged helix-turn-helix transcriptional regulator, with translation MPRKHSAADAPLRLDNQICFAIYSAAHAFNRVYKPLLDRLGLTYPQYLVMLVLWERDDVPVKDIGEKLFLDSGTLTPLLKRLEAAHLVRRTRSSEDERQVLIALTPQGHALKDKARAVPQSILAASDCSVSELVAMKDEIVALRDRLNAVIGE, from the coding sequence ATGCCCCGGAAACATTCGGCAGCGGACGCGCCGCTGCGCCTCGACAACCAGATCTGCTTCGCGATCTATTCGGCCGCGCATGCCTTCAACCGCGTCTACAAGCCGCTGCTGGACCGGCTCGGCCTGACCTATCCGCAATACCTGGTGATGCTGGTGCTGTGGGAGCGCGACGACGTGCCGGTCAAGGACATCGGCGAAAAGCTGTTCCTGGATTCGGGCACGCTGACGCCGCTGCTCAAGCGGCTCGAGGCGGCCCACCTCGTCAGGCGCACGCGCTCGAGCGAGGACGAACGTCAGGTGCTGATCGCATTGACCCCGCAGGGCCACGCCTTGAAGGACAAGGCGCGCGCCGTGCCGCAATCGATCCTGGCGGCCTCGGACTGCTCGGTCTCGGAACTGGTCGCGATGAAGGATGAGATTGTGGCGTTGCGCGATCGGCTGAATGCGGTGATCGGGGAGTAG